In Chryseobacterium lactis, a single genomic region encodes these proteins:
- a CDS encoding YegP family protein, with product MGKFIISKRTNGDHQFNLKAGNGQVILTSQGYNSKSSCENGISSVKTNSQDDAKFERNTAKDGRCYFNLKAGNGQIIGTSQMYESDNGMENGIESVKNNAPNASVEDESNL from the coding sequence ATGGGAAAATTTATTATTTCAAAAAGAACAAATGGTGACCATCAGTTTAATCTTAAAGCAGGAAACGGCCAGGTCATTTTAACCAGCCAGGGATACAATTCAAAATCTTCCTGTGAAAACGGAATTAGCTCTGTGAAAACCAATTCTCAGGATGATGCAAAGTTCGAAAGAAACACAGCCAAAGATGGCAGATGTTATTTTAACCTTAAGGCAGGAAATGGCCAGATCATAGGCACCAGCCAGATGTATGAATCGGATAACGGCATGGAAAACGGGATAGAATCCGTCAAAAACAATGCTCCTAATGCATCTGTAGAGGACGAATCGAATCTGTAA
- a CDS encoding acyl-CoA dehydrogenase family protein: protein MATLKGGEFLIKQIPANEIFSIEELNEEQKMLRDSAKEFIDREVVPQRERFEKKDYAFTEETMRKLGDMGMLGIAVPEEYGGLGMGFVTTMLACDYISGTTGSLATAYGAHTGIGTLPIVLYGTEEQKKKYLPDLATGTKFGAYCLTEPDAGSDANSGKTKAKLSEDGKHYIINGQKMWISNAGFADTFTLFAKIDDDKNITGFVINRSELENPGSLTFGEEEHKLGIRASSTRQVFFNDMKIPVENLLGERNNGFKIALNALNVGRIKLAAACLDAQRRILNHSIQYSNERKQFGVSIATFGAIRKKLAEMATGVFVSEAGSYRAAKNVEDKINELVAGGLSHQEAELKGVEEFAVECSILKVFVSDLAQHTADEGIQVYGGMGFSEDTPMEAAWRDSRISRIYEGTNEINRLLAVGMLIKRAMKGELDLLSPAMAISKELMGIPSFEVPDYSEFMSEEKAIIANLKKVFLMVSGAALQKYMMDIEKQQHLLLNASEILNQIYMAESAILRAEKHFSPDSVEAAMAQLNLYKAVEKITVAAKEGIISFAEGDEQRMMLSGLRRFTKYTNHPNVVALTEKVAAHYIEKGTY from the coding sequence ATGGCTACATTAAAAGGCGGGGAATTCCTAATCAAACAAATTCCTGCAAACGAAATTTTCAGTATTGAAGAATTGAACGAAGAGCAAAAAATGCTTCGTGATTCAGCAAAAGAATTTATTGACAGAGAGGTAGTTCCTCAAAGAGAACGTTTTGAAAAGAAAGATTATGCATTCACTGAAGAAACCATGCGTAAGCTTGGTGACATGGGAATGCTGGGAATCGCTGTACCAGAAGAATACGGTGGTCTTGGAATGGGCTTCGTAACAACAATGCTTGCTTGTGATTATATTTCAGGAACTACAGGTTCATTGGCAACTGCTTATGGAGCGCACACTGGAATCGGTACCCTTCCTATCGTTCTTTATGGAACTGAAGAGCAAAAGAAAAAATATCTTCCGGACCTGGCAACAGGTACAAAATTTGGTGCGTATTGCCTAACTGAGCCGGATGCAGGTTCTGATGCCAACTCAGGAAAAACAAAAGCCAAACTTTCCGAAGACGGAAAACATTATATCATTAATGGTCAGAAAATGTGGATCTCCAATGCAGGATTTGCAGATACATTCACTTTATTCGCTAAAATTGATGATGATAAAAATATCACAGGTTTTGTAATCAACCGTTCTGAGCTTGAAAATCCTGGAAGCTTAACTTTCGGAGAAGAAGAGCACAAATTAGGTATTCGTGCCTCTTCTACACGTCAGGTATTCTTCAATGATATGAAGATTCCTGTAGAAAATCTTTTGGGTGAAAGAAATAACGGTTTTAAAATCGCCTTAAATGCGTTGAACGTTGGCCGTATTAAATTAGCAGCTGCTTGCTTAGATGCTCAAAGAAGAATCTTAAACCACTCTATTCAGTATTCTAACGAAAGAAAACAGTTTGGAGTTTCTATCGCAACTTTCGGAGCAATCAGAAAGAAGTTAGCAGAAATGGCAACCGGAGTTTTCGTAAGTGAAGCAGGATCTTACAGAGCGGCAAAAAATGTTGAAGATAAAATCAATGAATTAGTAGCTGGTGGATTAAGCCATCAGGAAGCAGAACTGAAAGGTGTTGAGGAATTCGCTGTGGAATGTTCAATCCTAAAAGTATTCGTTTCTGATCTTGCACAGCACACTGCTGATGAAGGAATCCAGGTTTACGGTGGTATGGGATTCTCTGAAGATACTCCGATGGAAGCTGCATGGAGAGATTCAAGAATTTCAAGAATTTATGAAGGAACTAACGAAATCAACAGATTATTAGCTGTAGGAATGCTGATCAAGAGAGCTATGAAAGGTGAATTGGATCTTTTATCTCCTGCAATGGCAATCAGCAAAGAATTGATGGGTATTCCTTCATTTGAAGTTCCCGATTATTCAGAATTTATGAGTGAAGAAAAAGCTATTATCGCAAATCTTAAGAAAGTATTCCTTATGGTTTCCGGAGCTGCTCTTCAGAAATACATGATGGATATTGAAAAACAACAGCATTTATTATTGAATGCTTCTGAAATCCTTAACCAGATCTATATGGCAGAATCTGCTATATTAAGAGCTGAGAAACATTTCTCTCCTGATTCTGTGGAAGCAGCAATGGCACAGTTGAACCTTTACAAAGCAGTAGAGAAAATCACTGTTGCCGCTAAGGAAGGAATCATTTCTTTCGCTGAAGGAGATGAGCAGAGAATGATGCTTTCAGGATTAAGAAGATTCACAAAATATACGAATCATCCAAATGTAGTGGCATTAACGGAAAAAGTTGCAGCTCATTATATTGAAAAAGGAACTTATTAG